In one Grus americana isolate bGruAme1 chromosome 1, bGruAme1.mat, whole genome shotgun sequence genomic region, the following are encoded:
- the GSX1 gene encoding GS homeobox 1 encodes MPRSFLVDSLVLREAGEKKGEGSPPPPLFPYAVHPSHPLPGLPAGACHARKAGLLCVCPLCVTASQLHPPPPAIPLIKASFPPFGSQYCHSPLARQQHSVSAVSVGHAPALYQGAYPLPDPRQFHCISVDSTSSQLPSSKRMRTAFTSTQLLELEREFASNMYLSRLRRIEIATYLNLSEKQVKIWFQNRRVKHKKEGKSSSHRGGRAGHSCKCSSLSTKCSEDDEDLRMSPSSSGKDDRGLAVTP; translated from the exons ATGCCGCGCTCCTTCCTGGTGGACTCGCTGGTGCTGCGGGAGGCGGGCgagaagaagggagagggcagcccgccgccgccgctcttCCCCTACGCCGTGCACCCCTCGCACCCGCTGCCCGGGCTGCCGGCCGGCGCCTGCCACGCTCGCAAGGCCGGGCTGCTCTGCGTCTGCCCGCTCTGTGTCACCGCCTCCCAGCTgcacccgccgccgcccgccatCCCCCTTATCAAGgcctccttcccccccttcGGCTCCCAGTACTGCCACTCGCCCCTGGCCCGCCAGCAGCACTCCGTCTCTGCCGTCAGCGTCGGGCACGCACCGGCGCTCTACCAGGGCGCCTACCCGTTGCCCGACCCCCGGCAGTTCCACTGCATCTCCGTGG ACAGCACGTCCAGCCAGCTGCCCAGCAGCAAGCGGATGCGCACCGCCTTCACCAGCACGCAGCTcctggagctggagagggagtTCGCCTCCAACATGTACCTCTCCCGGCTGCGGCGAATCGAGATCGCCACCTACCTGAACCTCTCCGAGAAGCAGGTGAAGATCTGGTTCCAGAACCGACGGGTCAAGCAcaagaaagaaggcaaaagcagCTCCCACCGGGGCGGGAGGGCCGGCCACAGCTGCAAATGCTCGTCCCTTTCCACCAAGTGCTCGGAAGACGACGAGGACTTGCGCATGTCTCCGTCCTCCTCGGGGAAGGACGACAGAGGCCTCGCAGTCACCCCTTAG